The following are encoded in a window of Collinsella aerofaciens genomic DNA:
- a CDS encoding class I tRNA ligase family protein — MASKYSMNDRPSWPRRAIVTAGEPYGNKGLHFGHVGGVFVPADFFARFLRDRLGRENVIFTSGTDCYGSPIMESYRKLKENEGYDKSIGEYVESNHSRQAATLNNYNISCDIYGGSGLEPAAQIHNEVTAEIIERLHEQGTISKRSTLQFYDAKAGTFLNGRQVIGRCPIQGCKSEKAYADECDLGHQFEPEELIAPKSQLTGEVPELRPVDNLYFDLPAYLDFMKTYTAKLAQNPQVRSVVSKTMEEWLLPAQLYIQNKFREAFDAVEDQLPEHTVLEPEGNKSSFTVTFPSWKERDDAHAVLANGGVRFRSGKALVPFRITGNIDWGVPVPEVDGVNDVTCWCWPESLWAPISYTRTVLARDAQAAGVTEGVAAQDAALMGEPAADSTQVPTPTYQHSSLDWRDWWCSDDAQIYQFIGQDNIYFYCIAQTAMWEALGWDLTQSTVSACYHLLYMGKKASSSSQTPPPPADDLLNHYTCEQMRAHWLSLGLSEKPVSFSPKAYDTRVTGKDKDGNEVRACDDKRVIDPALKESALLTGVFNRLARSCFYGVAVKEGDESPYRNGCIPAGAASAAVVEAAEQAALAFEQAMYKFETHRALAVCDDYLRAANKRWSDASKAANKLEGEPANTAMKQALVDAFTELRVATVLMHGIVPAGCELICEYFDVDPVAFFSWDNIFASTDEFVESLGEKPGEHRVKPLPPRFDFFSKHESQY; from the coding sequence ATGGCATCCAAATACTCCATGAACGACCGTCCCAGTTGGCCTCGCCGCGCCATCGTTACCGCCGGCGAGCCCTACGGCAACAAGGGCCTTCACTTTGGCCACGTTGGCGGCGTCTTTGTCCCGGCCGACTTCTTCGCCCGCTTCCTGCGCGACCGTCTGGGCCGCGAGAACGTCATCTTCACCTCGGGCACCGACTGCTACGGCTCGCCCATCATGGAGAGCTACCGCAAGCTCAAGGAGAACGAAGGCTACGACAAGTCCATCGGCGAGTATGTCGAGTCCAATCACTCTCGCCAGGCCGCGACCCTCAACAACTACAACATCAGCTGCGATATCTACGGCGGCTCGGGCCTAGAGCCGGCTGCGCAGATTCACAACGAGGTTACCGCCGAGATCATCGAGCGCCTGCACGAGCAGGGCACCATCTCCAAGCGCTCCACGCTGCAGTTCTACGACGCCAAGGCCGGCACGTTCCTCAATGGCCGCCAGGTGATCGGCCGCTGCCCCATCCAGGGCTGCAAGTCCGAGAAAGCCTACGCCGACGAGTGCGACCTGGGTCACCAGTTTGAGCCCGAGGAGCTCATCGCGCCCAAGAGCCAGCTCACCGGCGAGGTGCCCGAGCTGCGCCCGGTCGACAACCTCTACTTTGACCTGCCAGCCTACCTCGACTTTATGAAGACGTACACCGCCAAGCTCGCCCAGAACCCGCAGGTTCGTTCCGTGGTCTCCAAGACCATGGAAGAGTGGCTGCTGCCGGCGCAGCTCTACATCCAGAACAAGTTCCGCGAGGCCTTCGACGCCGTCGAGGACCAGCTCCCCGAGCACACCGTGCTGGAGCCCGAGGGCAACAAGAGCAGCTTTACCGTCACCTTCCCCAGCTGGAAGGAGCGCGACGACGCCCATGCGGTGCTCGCCAACGGCGGAGTGCGCTTCCGCAGCGGCAAGGCGCTCGTGCCCTTCCGCATCACCGGTAACATCGACTGGGGCGTTCCGGTACCCGAGGTCGACGGCGTGAACGACGTCACCTGCTGGTGCTGGCCCGAGAGCCTGTGGGCGCCCATCAGCTACACCCGCACCGTGCTCGCACGCGATGCCCAGGCCGCCGGCGTAACTGAGGGCGTCGCCGCCCAGGATGCCGCCCTCATGGGCGAGCCCGCCGCCGATTCCACGCAGGTCCCCACGCCCACCTATCAGCACAGCTCACTCGACTGGCGCGACTGGTGGTGCTCGGACGATGCGCAGATCTACCAGTTCATCGGTCAGGACAACATCTACTTCTACTGCATCGCGCAGACCGCCATGTGGGAGGCCCTGGGTTGGGACCTTACGCAGAGCACCGTTAGTGCCTGCTATCACCTGCTCTACATGGGCAAAAAGGCCAGCTCGTCCTCGCAGACGCCTCCCCCGCCGGCAGACGACTTGCTCAACCACTACACCTGCGAACAGATGCGCGCTCATTGGCTGTCGCTCGGCCTGTCCGAGAAGCCGGTGAGCTTTAGCCCCAAGGCATATGACACGCGCGTGACCGGCAAGGACAAGGACGGCAACGAGGTGCGCGCCTGCGACGACAAGCGCGTCATCGATCCGGCCCTTAAGGAGAGCGCCCTGCTGACTGGCGTGTTCAACCGCCTGGCCCGCAGCTGCTTCTACGGCGTCGCCGTCAAGGAGGGCGACGAGAGCCCCTATCGCAACGGCTGCATTCCCGCCGGTGCCGCCTCCGCCGCCGTGGTCGAGGCTGCCGAGCAGGCCGCCCTTGCCTTTGAGCAGGCCATGTACAAGTTCGAGACGCACCGCGCACTCGCCGTGTGCGACGACTACCTGCGCGCCGCCAACAAGCGCTGGAGCGATGCCTCCAAGGCCGCCAACAAGCTCGAGGGCGAGCCGGCCAACACCGCCATGAAGCAAGCTCTGGTCGACGCCTTCACCGAGCTGCGCGTGGCGACCGTGCTGATGCACGGCATCGTCCCGGCCGGCTGCGAGCTCATCTGCGAGTACTTCGACGTCGATCCGGTCGCCTTCTTTAGCTGGGACAACATCTTTGCCTCCACGGACGAGTTTGTGGAGAGCCTGGGCGAGAAGCCCGGCGAGCACCGCGTGAAGCCGCTGCCCCCGCGCTTCGACTTCTTTAGCAAGCACGAGAGTCAGTACTAA
- a CDS encoding RsmB/NOP family class I SAM-dependent RNA methyltransferase, which yields MSKPRRRKQKKQVKPELRLRQFAATELSDQLAALPCAADLPRFMVDTVAGAYVPTDAELMIEGFGAAATRPVTLRANTLKATAEGIAAALDEAGIAHRPVAWHPDAFILPEAQVSDLWDLDIYRDGKIYLQSLSSMMPPLVLGAQAGEDILDMCAAPGGKTTQIAALTQGQAHLTACEMSIPRAEKLEANLGRQGAKNVPVMRIDARELDEFFRFDRILLDAPCTGTGTVISGNEKSLRGLTEQLLVKCARSQRALLDRAMGALKPGGTLVYSTCSILPQENEDALQEALDKHMDCELIPLDGTPSESEARRAQEAGEEPRIESNALTEAIAAGHISAIANGMPGTLTIPPSRDFEGFYIALVRKRS from the coding sequence ATGTCCAAGCCGCGTCGTCGTAAGCAAAAAAAGCAGGTTAAGCCCGAGCTCAGGCTCAGGCAATTTGCCGCTACCGAGCTTTCCGACCAGCTTGCCGCCCTTCCCTGCGCCGCCGACCTGCCGCGTTTTATGGTCGACACGGTCGCCGGCGCCTATGTCCCCACCGATGCCGAGCTCATGATCGAAGGCTTTGGCGCCGCGGCCACACGCCCAGTCACACTGCGCGCCAACACGCTCAAGGCGACCGCCGAGGGCATCGCCGCCGCACTCGACGAGGCCGGCATCGCGCACCGCCCCGTCGCATGGCATCCGGACGCCTTCATCCTGCCCGAGGCCCAAGTTTCCGACCTATGGGACCTCGACATCTACCGTGACGGCAAGATCTACCTGCAGAGCCTGTCGTCGATGATGCCGCCGCTCGTGCTGGGCGCTCAGGCCGGCGAGGACATCCTGGACATGTGTGCGGCCCCCGGCGGAAAGACGACGCAAATCGCCGCCCTCACCCAGGGACAGGCGCACCTCACTGCCTGCGAGATGAGCATTCCCCGTGCCGAAAAGCTCGAGGCCAACTTGGGCCGCCAGGGCGCCAAAAACGTGCCCGTCATGCGTATTGACGCACGCGAGCTTGACGAGTTCTTCCGCTTTGACCGCATCCTGCTCGACGCTCCCTGCACCGGCACGGGCACCGTCATCAGCGGCAACGAAAAGAGCTTGCGCGGCCTCACCGAGCAGCTGCTCGTCAAGTGCGCCCGCTCGCAGCGCGCGCTTCTGGATCGCGCCATGGGGGCACTCAAACCGGGCGGCACGCTCGTCTATTCGACGTGTTCGATCTTGCCGCAGGAAAACGAGGATGCCCTGCAAGAGGCCCTCGACAAGCACATGGACTGCGAGCTCATCCCCCTCGACGGCACGCCGAGCGAAAGCGAAGCGCGTCGCGCCCAGGAAGCTGGTGAGGAACCCCGCATCGAGTCCAACGCTCTCACCGAGGCAATCGCCGCGGGCCACATCTCGGCCATTGCCAACGGCATGCCCGGCACGCTGACCATTCCGCCCAGTCGCGACTTTGAGGGCTTCTATATCGCCCTGGTCCGAAAACGCAGCTAG